A stretch of the Acyrthosiphon pisum isolate AL4f chromosome A2, pea_aphid_22Mar2018_4r6ur, whole genome shotgun sequence genome encodes the following:
- the LOC100165683 gene encoding exosome complex component RRP4: MNISISLASKKTRHAVLKPSSNPPIIFTPGEKIRDQTGFMRGHGTYVSAGSLKATVAGVEQNINKLVTVSPLRCRYNGEIGDVVIARVTELVHKRWKVDINARLDAVLLLTSIQLPGGELRRRGMEDEQSMRSYLSEGDLISAEVHSVFADGSLSLHMRSLKYGKLGQGVLVKVQSNLIKRSKNHFHNLSAGVSVILGNNGYIWIEPTNDNKDPVGFEVDLQQVVDIGDRQTISRVRNVVLALSYYKMLIYDTSIQYALEESNKYTVSDLLTAEACYDIANLTRHRLQAMGE, from the exons ATGAATATTTCCATAAGCTTAGCGTCAAAGAAGACCCGGCATGCCGTTCTAAAACCTTCGTCCAATCCACCGATTATTTTCACTCCTGGTGAAAAAATTAGAGATCAAACAGGTTTCATGAG AGGTCATGGAACTTATGTATCGGCTGGGTCATTGAAGGCAACTGTAGCAGGagtagaacaaaatattaataagctaGTCACAGTTAGTCCATTACGGTGTCGATATAATGGAGAGATTGGCGATGTAGTGATTGCTCGTGTAACAGAACTGGTGCATAAACGCTGGAAAGTAGATATAAATGCTAGACTGGATGCTGTGCTACTGCTAACTTCTATTCAACTACCAGGAGGAGAATTA AGAAGAAGAGGTATGGAAGATGAACAATCAATGAGAAGTTACTTGAGCGAAGGTGACTTAATTAGTGCTGAAGTTCATTCTGTATTTGCTGATGGTTCTTTATCATTACACATGCGAAGTTTAAAGTATGGCaag tTAGGACAAGGAGTATTAGTAAAAGTACAATCCAATCTAATAAAACGTAGTAAAAATCATTTTCATAACTTGTCAGCTGGAGTTAGTGTTATACTTGGTAACAATGGTTACATTTGGATTGAACCAACAAACGACAATAAAGATCCTGTTGGATTTGAAGTTGATCTTcaacaa gtagttGATATTGGTGATAGACAAACAATATCAAGAGTGCGTAATGTAGTATTAGCattatcttattataaaatgcttatatatGATACAAGTATACAGTATGCCTTAGAAGAATCAAACAAGTATACT GTATCAGATTTATTAACCGCAGAAGCTTGTTATGATATTGCAAATCTTACACGCCATCGTTTACAAGCTATGGGTGAATAA